In Gimesia benthica, a single window of DNA contains:
- a CDS encoding BON domain-containing protein — protein MKLQGEIKTELFSNSDHQLVAQVKRVLQSSGYASLAKVRVFAEEGKVCLEGEVPTYFMKQLAQTRVLPIEGVRRLTNELNVDRQYHHFT, from the coding sequence GTGAAACTGCAGGGAGAAATAAAAACAGAATTGTTTTCCAATTCGGATCATCAACTCGTGGCACAGGTGAAACGTGTCTTGCAGTCTTCGGGCTATGCTTCCCTGGCGAAAGTCAGGGTGTTTGCTGAGGAGGGGAAAGTCTGTCTGGAAGGAGAAGTCCCAACCTATTTCATGAAACAACTGGCCCAGACACGTGTACTGCCGATTGAGGGCGTCAGACGGCTGACAAATGAACTCAACGTGGACCGCCAGTACCACCATTTTACCTGA
- a CDS encoding Hsp20/alpha crystallin family protein — protein MTTSPELKGTVMRANQSVPGGSSFPGRAPFGDLRSEMEKLLNTISGAGGITTAGLNAALDISETEDAVEVRMDVPGIEPDEIEVEVVGELLRITGERKAGQEEKGKTWHRVERSVGSFARSIKLPCEVESEHIEANCERGVLTIVLPKSQFNKPRKIQVKPKS, from the coding sequence ATGACAACTTCACCAGAATTAAAAGGGACAGTGATGCGGGCGAATCAGTCAGTGCCTGGGGGCAGTTCATTCCCGGGCAGAGCTCCCTTCGGAGATCTGAGAAGTGAGATGGAGAAGCTGTTAAATACCATATCCGGGGCGGGAGGCATTACGACGGCTGGCTTGAATGCAGCCTTGGACATATCAGAAACGGAAGATGCTGTCGAAGTCCGCATGGACGTACCCGGAATTGAGCCCGATGAGATCGAAGTGGAAGTCGTGGGAGAACTATTAAGAATCACAGGTGAGCGGAAAGCTGGGCAAGAAGAAAAAGGGAAGACCTGGCACCGGGTTGAGCGTTCTGTCGGCAGCTTCGCACGGTCGATTAAGCTGCCCTGTGAGGTCGAAAGTGAGCACATAGAAGCCAACTGTGAACGGGGGGTATTGACGATCGTGCTGCCCAAATCGCAATTTAATAAGCCACGTAAAATTCAGGTGAAACCCAAATCCTGA
- a CDS encoding carbon storage regulator, whose product MLVLTRKKNEEICINDDIVLTVLRIQGGKVRIGIKCPAKIPIRRSEVQVEMLGEDECLLEEPLMTAEHLVV is encoded by the coding sequence ATGCTTGTCTTAACACGCAAAAAAAATGAAGAGATTTGTATCAATGATGATATCGTGTTGACTGTGCTGCGGATTCAAGGGGGGAAAGTCAGAATCGGTATTAAATGCCCTGCAAAAATTCCGATTCGCCGCAGTGAAGTGCAGGTGGAAATGCTGGGTGAGGATGAATGTCTGTTAGAAGAACCCCTGATGACGGCAGAGCACCTGGTCGTTTGA
- a CDS encoding PAS domain S-box protein, which produces MSAGAALQPQGSPILLVEPDPSSRDSLLQILAEDGYPVDIAETVAQLFDRKRWSDYFLIILEHDLPDGSIEEVLPRIKQLAPSAELLVITSRTRIENMILAFRTGVADYFVKPIDPDLFRSSIKRILQNQSVSSELLQTQAELKAIVETAIEAVITINRSGLIQSFNPAAEKMFGYQAHEIINQNVSVLTPDAIRAVHDRYLTRYLETGQASIIGSRRELMARRRDGSLFPIEISVTDLPQFGLFAGIIGDISERKQAEQKQADLTRAVAVAAQQERRQLADILHDHLQQVLVGVRIHLDIAKNDTTDEFIRQTLTRADELLNQGIEITRSLTAELNPVVLHEEGLVTALEWLSHNMQERYNLNVTLDLDRQAEPQQDTIKVALYECIRELLFNVVKHSETTEARVCMSLLPENKIEIVVSDQGVGFDTEQLDHQISDASGIGLSNIEFRLSLINGKFRLESTRGQGTVARIITSLTPIENAALSGES; this is translated from the coding sequence ATGTCAGCAGGAGCCGCTCTCCAGCCCCAGGGATCGCCGATTCTGCTGGTCGAACCCGATCCCTCATCCCGCGACAGTCTGCTGCAGATTCTTGCAGAAGACGGTTATCCGGTTGATATAGCAGAGACAGTAGCTCAACTCTTCGACCGTAAACGGTGGTCGGATTATTTTCTGATCATACTGGAACACGACCTGCCCGATGGCAGCATCGAAGAGGTGCTCCCCCGAATAAAACAACTGGCCCCGTCAGCCGAGCTGCTGGTCATCACTTCCCGGACCCGCATCGAAAACATGATTCTCGCCTTTCGCACTGGTGTCGCCGATTATTTCGTCAAACCCATCGATCCGGATCTGTTTCGGTCCTCGATTAAACGGATCCTGCAAAACCAAAGCGTTTCCAGCGAACTCCTGCAGACACAGGCCGAACTCAAAGCGATCGTGGAAACCGCCATTGAGGCAGTCATTACCATCAATCGCAGCGGTCTGATTCAATCATTCAACCCGGCTGCCGAAAAAATGTTTGGTTACCAGGCACATGAAATCATCAACCAGAACGTCAGCGTGCTCACTCCCGATGCCATCCGGGCTGTGCATGACCGGTATCTCACCCGTTATCTGGAAACAGGACAGGCCTCAATCATTGGCTCGCGTCGGGAACTGATGGCGCGACGACGTGACGGCAGCCTGTTTCCCATCGAGATCTCCGTTACAGACCTGCCCCAGTTCGGCCTCTTCGCCGGGATCATTGGGGATATCAGTGAACGGAAACAGGCGGAACAGAAACAGGCCGATCTCACCCGAGCCGTCGCCGTCGCAGCCCAGCAGGAACGACGACAACTGGCAGACATCCTCCATGACCACCTCCAGCAGGTTCTCGTAGGAGTCCGCATCCACCTGGATATCGCTAAAAATGACACTACTGATGAATTCATCCGCCAGACTTTGACCCGCGCCGATGAACTGCTCAACCAGGGAATTGAAATCACACGTTCCCTGACCGCGGAACTCAACCCGGTCGTTCTGCACGAAGAAGGCCTGGTCACTGCACTGGAATGGCTGTCACACAACATGCAGGAACGCTACAACCTGAACGTCACACTCGACCTCGACCGCCAGGCGGAACCACAACAAGATACAATCAAAGTCGCCTTATATGAATGCATTCGCGAACTGCTGTTTAACGTCGTCAAACATTCTGAAACCACCGAAGCACGTGTCTGCATGAGCCTGCTGCCTGAGAACAAAATTGAGATTGTCGTCTCCGATCAGGGAGTAGGCTTCGATACAGAACAGCTCGATCACCAGATTTCCGATGCCAGCGGAATTGGCCTCAGCAATATTGAATTCCGGCTCTCACTCATCAACGGAAAATTCCGTCTCGAGTCCACACGAGGACAGGGAACCGTTGCCCGAATTATCACCTCACTGACCCCGATTGAAAACGCAGCCTTGTCGGGAGAATCCTGA
- a CDS encoding magnesium chelatase, whose protein sequence is MSRPTNLAELRESGWQSKTVKREIYDNLMQVLQQGDELFPGIVGYDDTVIPDIVLALLSEHDMLFLGEKGQAKSRIMRQLVRFLDPEIPYLDLPESPVHDDPYQPITSIGRKFLANTPDHDVPIAWWSREDRYAERLAPGTKFADVIGEIDPAKLAHGESMSAESALHFGLIPRMHRGIFAMNELPELDELVQVGLFNILEERDVQIRGYPIRFDLDMLILFSSNPSTFNRSGKVIPQLKDRIGSVVHTHYPRERSLGIEIMEQEANVDLEGDVPVVVPYFMREIIEQISVAARASKYVDHDSGVSARFSIANYRMMIASARRRGAVLNEKPAVPRISDLGHLYSSSLGKLELDLMGANQMSERQVLDSIIAQAIQDVFQEYIVEHGLAEISEIFSQGIKIEVGDMLPSSQYAERLKRVPPIWDKAFEVNASGDEAVRASCIEFILAGLYANSKISRSQDHGRITYET, encoded by the coding sequence ATGAGTCGTCCCACCAATCTGGCGGAACTCCGCGAAAGCGGCTGGCAAAGCAAAACAGTTAAACGAGAAATATATGACAACTTGATGCAGGTCCTGCAACAGGGGGATGAACTGTTCCCCGGCATTGTCGGCTATGATGATACTGTCATCCCCGACATCGTTCTGGCCCTGCTCTCTGAGCATGACATGCTCTTTCTGGGTGAAAAGGGACAGGCAAAGAGCCGCATCATGCGACAACTGGTCCGGTTTCTGGACCCAGAGATCCCCTATCTCGATCTGCCTGAGTCGCCTGTGCACGACGATCCCTATCAACCCATCACCAGTATCGGACGCAAATTTCTGGCGAATACTCCGGACCACGATGTACCCATCGCCTGGTGGTCGCGTGAAGACCGCTATGCAGAACGTCTGGCACCGGGAACCAAGTTTGCTGACGTGATCGGAGAAATTGACCCCGCCAAACTGGCACACGGCGAAAGCATGTCCGCGGAAAGTGCACTCCACTTCGGCCTGATTCCCCGCATGCACCGGGGCATTTTTGCCATGAACGAATTGCCCGAACTCGATGAACTGGTTCAGGTTGGCCTGTTTAACATCCTCGAAGAACGGGACGTGCAGATCCGCGGCTATCCCATCCGCTTCGACCTCGACATGCTGATTCTGTTCTCATCTAACCCCTCGACCTTCAACCGCAGTGGGAAAGTCATACCCCAGTTGAAGGACCGTATCGGCTCGGTTGTTCATACACATTATCCCCGGGAACGCAGCCTGGGAATTGAAATCATGGAGCAGGAAGCCAATGTCGATCTGGAGGGAGATGTCCCCGTGGTCGTTCCCTACTTTATGCGTGAAATTATCGAACAGATTTCCGTCGCTGCCCGCGCCTCAAAATATGTCGACCACGATTCCGGCGTGAGTGCCCGCTTCAGTATTGCCAACTATCGGATGATGATCGCTTCCGCCCGCCGCCGGGGTGCGGTGCTCAATGAAAAACCGGCTGTTCCCCGCATCAGCGATCTGGGCCACCTCTACTCCTCCTCGCTGGGGAAACTGGAACTCGATTTGATGGGCGCCAACCAGATGTCGGAGCGACAGGTGCTCGATTCCATCATCGCTCAGGCTATTCAGGATGTCTTTCAGGAATACATTGTCGAACATGGCCTCGCGGAGATCAGTGAGATCTTTTCCCAGGGAATTAAAATCGAAGTGGGTGACATGCTTCCTTCTTCTCAGTACGCAGAACGTCTGAAACGCGTTCCCCCGATCTGGGACAAAGCGTTCGAGGTCAATGCCTCGGGAGATGAAGCCGTCCGCGCGTCCTGTATTGAGTTTATTCTCGCAGGACTCTACGCCAACAGTAAAATTTCGCGTTCGCAGGATCATGGCCGCATCACTTATGAGACCTGA
- a CDS encoding vWA domain-containing protein produces the protein MTDKRLTGGIIHTYQKYDPKRIPDPMQPPPDLVSPALNHMMYYGSMRELTEEELARAIRLDPSQIAGLGPSLDALLAMLEERKRKILETYETDGVRKKARRSYHDYAKQIQPPRKYKDYYRQAVREEQIYDLERLWYRINDDQSPFSKGLVQLVDRLSNKYEIDELAANYHFTGRTSLTIPEALEIKAELEKIDELLKQLEEARETAQIAIIDMEALSEFTQPGDMETLEAIQKQVRDMLREMADQQGLEFSKGQFRLTPKAYRLFQSRILERIFSDLQASRTGRHTGPVVGEGAVEMPSTKPYEFGDSVSNMDITQSFTNAILRDGPGLPIRLKSDDLVIHKTRNTPKCATTVLMDMSGSMRYEGQYVNVKQMGLALEALIHGEFPGDYLQFIEMYTFAKPRTVGEIAEMMPKPVTIFDPVVRLKVDMSDEKISESIIPPHFTNIQHGLQLSRNFLALQDTPNKQIILITDGLPTAHFEGEQLYLLYPPDPQTESATMREAYLCHREGITINIFLIPSWSQSSEDIQFAHRLAEATQGRVFFTAGRDLDRYVVWDYVSHRKDIIG, from the coding sequence ATGACAGACAAACGACTGACCGGCGGTATTATTCATACTTACCAGAAGTATGATCCTAAACGCATCCCCGACCCGATGCAGCCGCCCCCGGACCTGGTATCTCCCGCGTTGAATCACATGATGTATTATGGATCGATGCGGGAACTGACCGAGGAAGAACTGGCCCGCGCCATTCGCCTCGATCCCAGCCAGATTGCCGGCCTCGGGCCGAGTCTTGATGCCCTGCTGGCCATGCTGGAGGAACGGAAACGTAAAATCCTCGAAACCTACGAAACCGACGGCGTCCGAAAGAAAGCCCGCCGCAGTTATCACGATTATGCGAAACAGATCCAACCGCCGCGGAAGTACAAAGACTACTATCGACAGGCAGTTAGGGAAGAACAGATCTACGATCTGGAACGACTCTGGTACCGAATCAATGACGACCAGAGCCCCTTCTCCAAGGGACTGGTCCAGCTGGTGGACCGGCTGAGCAACAAGTACGAAATCGACGAACTCGCCGCCAACTACCATTTCACCGGACGGACTTCGCTGACGATCCCGGAAGCACTTGAGATCAAAGCTGAACTCGAAAAGATCGATGAATTACTGAAACAGCTGGAAGAAGCCCGCGAGACGGCCCAGATCGCGATCATCGACATGGAGGCTCTCTCCGAATTCACACAGCCCGGCGACATGGAAACATTGGAAGCGATCCAGAAACAGGTCCGCGATATGCTGCGTGAGATGGCTGATCAACAGGGACTGGAATTCTCAAAAGGCCAGTTCCGTCTGACCCCCAAAGCTTACCGCCTGTTTCAAAGCCGTATCCTGGAACGAATCTTCAGCGATCTGCAAGCCTCACGTACCGGTCGCCATACAGGTCCCGTGGTTGGCGAAGGTGCAGTGGAAATGCCCAGCACCAAACCCTACGAATTTGGTGATTCGGTCTCAAACATGGATATCACCCAGTCCTTCACCAATGCCATCCTCAGAGACGGACCGGGACTCCCAATCCGCCTGAAATCAGACGATCTGGTCATCCACAAAACACGCAATACTCCCAAGTGTGCCACCACCGTGCTCATGGATATGAGCGGCTCCATGCGCTACGAAGGCCAGTACGTTAACGTCAAGCAGATGGGCCTGGCACTCGAAGCATTGATCCATGGCGAATTCCCGGGTGACTATCTGCAATTCATCGAGATGTACACGTTCGCCAAGCCGCGCACGGTCGGTGAAATTGCTGAGATGATGCCCAAGCCGGTCACGATTTTCGATCCCGTCGTCCGTCTGAAGGTCGACATGAGCGACGAGAAGATCAGCGAGTCAATCATCCCGCCGCACTTCACCAACATTCAGCACGGGCTGCAGCTCTCGCGGAACTTCCTGGCATTACAGGACACGCCCAACAAACAGATCATTCTGATCACCGACGGCCTGCCCACCGCGCACTTCGAAGGGGAACAGCTCTACCTGCTCTACCCACCTGATCCGCAGACCGAATCAGCCACTATGCGGGAAGCCTATCTCTGCCATCGCGAAGGAATCACGATCAACATTTTCCTGATTCCCAGCTGGTCCCAGTCCAGCGAAGACATCCAGTTCGCCCACCGTTTGGCCGAAGCCACACAGGGCCGCGTCTTCTTCACCGCCGGCCGCGACCTCGACCGCTACGTCGTCTGGGACTACGTCTCCCATCGCAAAGACATCATCGGTTGA
- a CDS encoding multiheme c-type cytochrome, whose amino-acid sequence MLMLFPGCSDSGQPGKQASRRTSQADSQEQHQPESLSPAESWQRFIATNFAGDQACADCHRKEYDAHQRSGHSHTAIQMAESPLAKRLAEIGSYQDSRRDQRWSFKLDQEKFLVKDEKHPTMPALAVTWLLGSGTHAQTAIAVEPRRRQGVELRWSWLASQNGPGLTPDHEPYDQFNRNSIECFGRPMNATDVLACLGCHMTVGPPPGAPLRTEFFVPNVGCERCHGPRQKHVELAQQGRGNEIKPLINYHNAEEYIAACAECHRDASDLTGKEQPHELVRFQLYGLKQSACYLKSEGKLSCANCHDPHDATSHDRALYRKQCQSCHQATEPSTCPIQPQGDCIECHMPAVEWTAGIKFHDHWIRKPENRSQAE is encoded by the coding sequence ATGCTGATGCTGTTCCCGGGCTGTTCTGACAGTGGTCAGCCCGGGAAGCAGGCATCCAGACGCACATCGCAGGCAGATTCTCAAGAACAGCACCAACCGGAAAGCCTGTCTCCAGCAGAATCCTGGCAGCGTTTTATTGCTACCAACTTCGCCGGCGATCAGGCGTGTGCGGACTGTCATCGAAAAGAGTATGACGCGCATCAGCGTTCCGGTCATTCTCATACTGCGATCCAGATGGCTGAGAGTCCACTGGCGAAACGCCTGGCGGAGATCGGTTCCTATCAGGATTCCCGTCGAGATCAGCGGTGGTCCTTCAAGCTGGACCAGGAGAAATTTCTGGTCAAAGATGAGAAACATCCCACCATGCCTGCTCTGGCAGTCACCTGGTTGTTAGGTTCAGGGACGCACGCCCAGACCGCGATTGCCGTTGAACCACGCCGCAGACAGGGAGTGGAACTCCGCTGGTCCTGGCTGGCCAGTCAGAATGGACCGGGGCTGACCCCGGATCACGAACCGTATGATCAATTCAATCGCAACAGCATCGAATGTTTTGGACGTCCGATGAATGCGACCGACGTACTGGCCTGCCTGGGATGTCATATGACCGTTGGTCCTCCTCCCGGGGCACCATTACGGACCGAATTTTTTGTTCCCAATGTCGGGTGTGAACGTTGTCACGGACCGCGGCAGAAGCACGTCGAACTGGCCCAGCAGGGACGGGGAAATGAAATCAAACCGCTGATCAATTACCACAACGCGGAAGAGTACATCGCAGCCTGTGCGGAGTGTCATCGCGATGCCAGCGATCTGACAGGGAAGGAGCAGCCGCATGAACTGGTGCGGTTCCAGCTTTACGGACTGAAGCAGAGTGCCTGTTATCTGAAATCAGAAGGCAAACTGTCGTGCGCAAATTGTCACGATCCACACGATGCGACATCACACGACCGGGCGTTGTACCGCAAACAGTGCCAGTCCTGTCACCAGGCAACAGAGCCCAGCACCTGCCCGATCCAGCCCCAGGGTGATTGTATTGAGTGCCACATGCCGGCAGTCGAATGGACCGCCGGCATTAAGTTCCATGATCACTGGATTCGGAAGCCGGAAAATCGCTCCCAGGCTGAATAA
- a CDS encoding DUF1559 domain-containing protein yields MQLQQSQKQSSQNCRRGFTLIELLVVIAIIAILIALLLPAVQQAREAARRSQCKNNLKQYGLALHNHLDTHGAFPPGYVCYDESGNRWQTGGWQNGQNEFGFHWLVMLLPYMEQPGLWDQVTTCADTQKGGTSNPWDHCEYLAPAHIGRYPLPKFNHCPSSPRDKTLFTDGSYGLEGLAKGNSYAASWGSGNMLSWESRSTKGAFGCYFTDQGKVSIPSGGSGDLFQQDKGLMDSDFTDGMSNTVAISEIISADGYGSSDTTDIRGVWMSPAMGATIFSAYNSPNARVADILAACDDTISVTTSPYMNCTEDRSTENVYAAARSYHTGGVNALMADGAVRFISDNIDKNGIWHPLNTVRNGETIGEF; encoded by the coding sequence ATGCAACTTCAACAATCGCAGAAACAGTCGAGTCAGAACTGTCGTCGCGGTTTCACCCTCATCGAACTGCTGGTAGTGATTGCTATCATTGCGATTCTGATTGCTCTATTACTGCCCGCGGTACAGCAGGCGCGTGAAGCAGCCCGTCGGTCGCAGTGCAAGAATAATCTCAAGCAGTACGGCCTGGCGCTGCATAATCACCTGGATACTCATGGGGCATTTCCTCCGGGATATGTCTGCTATGATGAATCCGGTAACCGCTGGCAGACAGGAGGCTGGCAGAACGGACAGAACGAATTTGGTTTTCACTGGCTGGTGATGTTGCTGCCTTACATGGAACAGCCCGGTTTGTGGGATCAGGTAACGACCTGTGCTGATACTCAGAAGGGGGGGACCAGTAACCCCTGGGATCACTGCGAATATCTGGCTCCCGCACATATTGGTCGATATCCCTTACCCAAATTTAATCACTGTCCTTCGAGTCCCCGAGACAAGACTCTGTTTACAGATGGGTCGTATGGGTTAGAAGGACTGGCGAAAGGAAACAGCTATGCAGCCAGCTGGGGAAGCGGGAATATGCTGTCCTGGGAAAGCCGCTCTACCAAAGGTGCTTTCGGCTGTTACTTCACGGATCAGGGTAAAGTTTCAATTCCCTCTGGTGGATCAGGCGACCTGTTTCAGCAAGATAAGGGCTTAATGGACAGTGACTTCACTGACGGGATGAGTAATACCGTGGCGATCAGTGAGATTATCAGTGCAGATGGATACGGCTCGTCTGACACCACGGATATACGTGGGGTCTGGATGTCGCCAGCGATGGGAGCCACTATCTTTTCAGCCTATAATTCTCCTAACGCCCGTGTCGCTGATATCCTGGCAGCCTGTGATGATACCATTTCAGTTACGACGAGCCCATACATGAATTGTACTGAAGATCGGTCAACAGAGAATGTCTATGCAGCTGCTCGCAGCTATCATACGGGGGGAGTGAATGCATTGATGGCTGATGGCGCGGTCCGCTTTATCAGCGACAACATCGATAAAAACGGGATCTGGCATCCCTTGAACACCGTTCGTAATGGTGAAACGATTGGTGAATTTTAA
- a CDS encoding tetratricopeptide repeat protein, with protein sequence MNARQSKLQNLNANSTSDLIKYDSVPDRTVPIVAGLFIACLAGWWVQSIRNSGGLSLPYARADITIVNFLCMLPLAIVVTEWMQGVLKYHSPGLFKIVNLIALTGTAGILVFLFSSSHASGALSEYDAWESFILRPVIAFWLILSLILLAGRFFRTEIPQGSVRAGKLVWSTVCLTALLVPVFYIQSRVDEMAQQVDEYLGSGRLGDARQVVREVCILSPWGKIGGQPADDVARDLDHDCFGVERSLAYMNQQTSHNEESTYHRARLLAILGEDQAAIDLLLPWYDKSTVSPLTSQLLGNLYQQQQHWAESQQAYRRALQAWEKLPASEQQQAGIVAAWKGIAFAERKRGNYEAAETAYLSALSLAPTADQHFLLAQYYEDTQQTAKAREYAHQAMALDATRYGQSGQKLITTLQQQHFGCLQIWRNGEF encoded by the coding sequence ATGAATGCACGTCAGTCCAAGTTACAGAATCTGAATGCGAATTCCACGTCTGACCTGATCAAATATGACTCCGTTCCCGACAGAACTGTTCCAATAGTCGCAGGGCTGTTTATTGCCTGTCTGGCAGGCTGGTGGGTACAGAGCATCCGTAACTCAGGTGGACTGAGCCTGCCTTATGCACGGGCCGACATCACGATTGTCAACTTTCTCTGTATGCTGCCACTGGCGATTGTGGTAACAGAGTGGATGCAGGGCGTGCTCAAATACCACAGTCCGGGGCTCTTTAAGATTGTGAACCTGATCGCGCTGACCGGGACTGCCGGGATTCTCGTTTTTCTCTTCAGCAGCAGTCATGCCAGCGGGGCACTTAGTGAATACGATGCCTGGGAATCATTTATTCTGAGGCCCGTTATCGCATTCTGGCTGATACTGTCGTTGATCCTGCTGGCAGGCAGGTTCTTTCGGACGGAAATCCCGCAAGGTTCCGTGCGGGCAGGCAAACTCGTGTGGAGCACGGTCTGTCTGACGGCATTATTGGTTCCCGTGTTTTATATTCAGTCCCGCGTGGATGAAATGGCGCAACAGGTAGACGAATATCTGGGCAGCGGTCGACTGGGTGATGCCCGGCAAGTTGTACGCGAGGTCTGCATTCTTTCTCCCTGGGGCAAGATTGGAGGACAGCCTGCCGACGACGTAGCACGCGACCTGGATCATGACTGCTTTGGTGTAGAGCGTAGCCTGGCATACATGAACCAGCAGACATCCCACAATGAAGAGTCGACCTACCATCGTGCCCGGTTGCTGGCCATCCTCGGGGAGGATCAGGCAGCCATTGATCTACTGTTACCCTGGTATGACAAATCTACGGTCAGCCCGCTGACCAGCCAGTTGCTCGGCAACCTCTATCAGCAGCAGCAGCATTGGGCCGAAAGTCAGCAGGCATATCGCCGGGCATTACAGGCGTGGGAAAAGTTACCAGCTTCCGAACAGCAGCAGGCAGGCATCGTAGCCGCCTGGAAAGGGATTGCATTTGCTGAACGAAAACGAGGGAACTATGAAGCAGCAGAAACTGCGTATCTATCGGCGTTGTCGCTGGCTCCCACAGCGGACCAGCACTTTCTTCTCGCGCAATATTACGAAGATACGCAACAGACAGCGAAAGCACGAGAGTATGCTCATCAGGCGATGGCACTTGATGCGACTCGCTACGGACAGTCTGGGCAGAAACTGATTACTACACTACAGCAGCAGCATTTCGGCTGTCTGCAGATCTGGCGGAATGGGGAATTTTAA